A portion of the Eubacterium maltosivorans genome contains these proteins:
- a CDS encoding 4Fe-4S dicluster domain-containing protein, whose translation MRGIYTPVTKIRRQVFAAIAKMAYEGGDYASRVEEIPFEIIPGEVANYRDSVFKERAIIGERLRLAIGLPLYPVDQPSPISRDVEESAIAEKVYDPPLVNVIPFACDACEPKAFMVTDNCRGCLAHPCVSVCPVNAVYMKDGKSHIDKEKCVRCGRCREACPYEAIVKYDRPCAAACGVDAIESDELGRAKINYDKCVSCGMCLVNCPFGAIADKTQIFQLIHAIKEGDEVIAEIAPAFVGQFGPLATPEKIKEAIKELGFADVVEVALGADLGAVEEAHHYVNKVVKGDDPFIGTSCCPSWSVMAKTKFPEIAHCISGELTPMVATARIIKKEHPKSRIVFIGPCAAKKLEASRKSVRSDVDFVITFEELMGMFVAKGIEFGDLGDDGKLDDATAAGRGYSVAGGVADAICNAVHDLYPGVDVKIDRAEGLRECQKMLKLAQAGKRDGYLLEGMACPGGCIGGAGTLMPIKKAVTAVTKFQKEADEKLATKSAYMSELNLMDDKK comes from the coding sequence ATGAGAGGAATTTACACACCTGTGACCAAAATCCGTCGTCAGGTTTTTGCCGCCATTGCCAAAATGGCCTATGAGGGCGGCGATTACGCCAGTAGAGTGGAAGAAATCCCTTTTGAAATTATACCCGGAGAGGTCGCAAACTACCGGGACAGCGTTTTTAAGGAAAGGGCCATCATCGGGGAGCGCCTGCGTCTCGCCATTGGCCTGCCCTTATACCCGGTCGACCAGCCTTCTCCCATCTCCAGAGATGTGGAGGAGAGCGCCATCGCTGAAAAGGTCTATGATCCACCGCTGGTTAATGTTATTCCTTTTGCCTGCGACGCCTGTGAGCCCAAGGCTTTCATGGTGACGGACAACTGCCGGGGCTGCCTGGCGCACCCCTGCGTATCGGTCTGTCCGGTAAACGCAGTCTACATGAAGGACGGCAAATCCCATATCGATAAAGAAAAGTGCGTGCGGTGCGGGCGCTGCCGGGAGGCCTGCCCATACGAGGCCATTGTAAAATACGACCGGCCCTGCGCGGCTGCCTGCGGCGTCGACGCCATTGAGAGCGACGAGCTGGGACGGGCCAAAATCAATTACGACAAGTGTGTTTCCTGCGGTATGTGCCTGGTCAACTGTCCCTTTGGCGCCATCGCGGATAAAACCCAGATTTTTCAGCTGATCCACGCCATCAAGGAGGGCGATGAGGTCATTGCCGAGATTGCCCCGGCCTTTGTCGGCCAGTTTGGCCCCCTGGCAACACCGGAGAAGATCAAGGAGGCCATTAAGGAGCTGGGCTTTGCCGATGTGGTGGAGGTTGCCCTGGGCGCTGACCTGGGCGCGGTCGAAGAGGCCCACCACTATGTCAACAAAGTCGTTAAGGGTGATGATCCCTTTATCGGCACCTCCTGCTGCCCCTCCTGGTCTGTCATGGCCAAGACAAAATTCCCGGAGATCGCCCACTGCATTTCCGGCGAGCTGACCCCAATGGTGGCCACGGCCCGCATTATTAAAAAGGAACACCCCAAGTCCAGGATTGTCTTTATCGGCCCCTGCGCGGCCAAAAAGCTGGAGGCCTCCAGAAAAAGCGTGCGCAGCGACGTGGACTTTGTCATCACCTTCGAGGAGCTCATGGGCATGTTCGTGGCCAAGGGCATTGAATTCGGCGACCTCGGGGACGACGGCAAGCTGGACGACGCAACCGCGGCCGGCCGGGGTTATTCTGTGGCCGGGGGCGTCGCAGACGCCATCTGCAACGCAGTCCATGACCTCTACCCGGGCGTGGATGTAAAGATCGACCGCGCCGAGGGCCTGAGGGAATGCCAGAAAATGCTGAAGCTGGCCCAGGCTGGCAAGCGTGACGGCTACCTGTTGGAGGGCATGGCCTGCCCGGGCGGCTGTATCGGCGGCGCCGGCACACTCATGCCGATTAAGAAGGCCGTCACAGCGGTTACCAAGTTCCAGAAAGAGGCCGACGAAAAACTGGCGACCAAGAGCGCCTATATGTCTGAGCTGAATCTGATGGACGATAAAAAATAA
- a CDS encoding SGNH/GDSL hydrolase family protein — protein MKKTVLIFGDSNTWGWKPSNDMIKPLERWDDDVRWPGVLQAGLGDGYKVIADGLNGRTTVWDDPIEEYRCGKDQIIPTMDAQAPFDMIIIFVGTNDLKVRYTVSPQDIANGVGILVDKALHQVGDYTGEPKVLLVGPPPLGPIADGVFKYMFAGNEEKSKDVAQFYKGVAEAYGVEFFDAGTVVKSSDEDGLHLQADQHELLGKAMVEEVKRIIG, from the coding sequence ATGAAAAAGACTGTTTTGATTTTTGGAGACTCAAACACCTGGGGCTGGAAGCCCTCAAACGACATGATCAAGCCGCTGGAGCGATGGGATGACGATGTGCGCTGGCCGGGCGTACTGCAGGCCGGCCTGGGGGACGGGTACAAGGTCATCGCCGACGGGCTTAACGGCCGTACCACTGTCTGGGACGATCCCATCGAGGAATACCGCTGCGGCAAGGACCAGATCATTCCAACCATGGACGCCCAGGCGCCCTTTGACATGATCATCATCTTTGTGGGCACCAATGACCTCAAGGTGCGCTATACCGTATCGCCCCAGGATATTGCCAACGGCGTGGGTATTCTGGTGGATAAAGCCCTGCATCAGGTCGGAGACTATACCGGCGAGCCCAAGGTGCTGTTGGTAGGACCGCCGCCGCTGGGGCCAATCGCAGACGGCGTGTTCAAGTACATGTTTGCAGGCAACGAAGAAAAATCCAAGGATGTCGCCCAGTTCTACAAGGGTGTGGCTGAAGCCTACGGTGTCGAGTTCTTCGACGCCGGAACAGTGGTAAAAAGCAGCGATGAGGACGGCCTCCACCTTCAGGCAGACCAGCACGAGCTGCTTGGCAAGGCCATGGTAGAGGAAGTTAAGCGTATTATTGGATAG
- a CDS encoding glycerol-3-phosphate responsive antiterminator produces METSKLELLLAGTRIIPSVNSAEGLKCVLTKTSLPCVMLKLGDINTLPKIIRLIHQYGRKAVVHQDSIKGLARDRTSIDFLSRLGADAVVTMKPQCVRWIKEEEMLSILGLFLIDTNALATGIQSINESRPDAGLVMPMTIPGSIYEAILRQIRVPLLAGGLGMEEALVTAALDNGALAAAVTKPALWQTIGS; encoded by the coding sequence TTGGAAACGTCTAAACTGGAGCTGCTGCTCGCCGGCACGCGGATCATCCCGTCGGTCAATTCGGCAGAGGGGCTGAAGTGTGTGCTCACAAAGACCAGCCTGCCCTGCGTTATGCTCAAGCTGGGGGATATTAACACCCTGCCAAAAATCATCAGGCTCATTCACCAGTACGGGCGCAAAGCGGTGGTGCATCAGGATTCCATCAAGGGGCTGGCCCGGGACCGCACCAGCATCGATTTTCTGTCAAGGCTGGGGGCGGACGCAGTGGTCACCATGAAGCCCCAGTGTGTGCGGTGGATAAAGGAGGAGGAAATGCTCTCGATTCTGGGGCTGTTCCTCATTGATACCAACGCCCTGGCCACAGGCATCCAGAGCATTAATGAGAGCCGGCCCGACGCGGGACTGGTCATGCCCATGACCATACCGGGCAGCATCTACGAGGCCATTCTGCGCCAGATACGGGTGCCGCTTCTGGCAGGCGGGCTGGGCATGGAGGAAGCGCTGGTGACAGCAGCCCTGGATAACGGCGCCCTGGCCGCGGCCGTTACCAAGCCGGCATTATGGCAGACCATTGGTTCATAA
- a CDS encoding amidase domain-containing protein, with protein MNRRPDTRQTRRKNRKRRQAAALVALMAVFIVAGSAAVRHVTSALAAGRSAEVPVEEAATDSSEDKKKVVVRNSRTAYGIDSGEEDTIRDYLDTWFGALADLSEQDVTQYFDLSDSQGAVSAAIDQTALSFLVGVRSLQDNDLRLTGYSCGVTYTGAQTLENGDLEVTLEEDHAVRFSFIDGVDSYSSGIEHSFVIRRDGNNCRIIEHQKEEDGYLLIEERYDEKSQGAVHAQSSQILDQIKSELLDQARQDIDALSQAKSQAAAGSEPAALCGHDYDRTAAVAYAMDWVDPLSVIRNDAWGRYDEYGGNCNNYISQCLYAGGIPMDTEGEEQWKWYGDSVNTRQTASGRSGSWAGVEEFYDYAEGNTGYGLAADTTANLYTGQAGDILQYGVDGVWNHSVIITDVVKGADGSVKDYLINSNTTDRINYPASAYAYSDLRLIRILGWND; from the coding sequence ATGAATCGACGGCCAGATACAAGGCAGACCAGAAGAAAGAACAGAAAGAGGCGGCAGGCGGCAGCGCTGGTGGCGCTGATGGCAGTGTTCATCGTGGCGGGCTCTGCGGCTGTGCGCCATGTGACAAGTGCTTTGGCCGCGGGGCGCAGCGCTGAGGTACCGGTCGAGGAGGCCGCCACAGACAGCTCGGAGGATAAAAAGAAGGTGGTTGTGCGCAACAGCCGAACCGCCTATGGCATTGACAGCGGCGAGGAGGACACCATCAGGGATTATCTGGACACCTGGTTTGGCGCTCTGGCAGACCTCAGCGAGCAGGACGTGACCCAATATTTTGACCTGTCCGACAGCCAGGGGGCTGTCAGCGCCGCCATCGACCAGACAGCCCTGTCCTTTCTGGTGGGCGTGCGGTCTCTCCAGGATAATGACCTGCGGCTTACGGGCTATAGCTGCGGCGTGACCTATACCGGAGCCCAGACGCTGGAAAACGGCGATCTGGAGGTGACGCTGGAGGAGGACCATGCGGTGCGCTTCAGCTTTATCGACGGGGTTGATTCCTACAGCTCCGGCATTGAGCATAGCTTTGTGATCCGCCGGGATGGAAACAACTGCCGGATCATTGAGCACCAAAAGGAGGAGGACGGCTATCTGCTCATCGAGGAGCGCTATGACGAAAAAAGCCAGGGCGCGGTACACGCTCAGTCCAGCCAGATTCTGGACCAGATCAAATCAGAGCTGCTGGATCAGGCGCGGCAGGATATTGACGCCTTAAGCCAGGCAAAAAGCCAGGCCGCAGCCGGCAGTGAGCCCGCTGCTCTGTGCGGCCATGACTATGACCGGACTGCCGCTGTGGCCTACGCCATGGACTGGGTGGACCCGCTGTCCGTTATCCGAAACGACGCCTGGGGACGCTATGACGAATACGGCGGCAACTGCAATAACTATATCTCACAGTGCCTGTACGCGGGCGGTATCCCCATGGATACCGAGGGGGAGGAGCAGTGGAAATGGTATGGTGATTCCGTTAATACCCGCCAGACAGCAAGCGGCCGCTCCGGCTCCTGGGCAGGGGTTGAGGAATTCTATGACTATGCCGAAGGTAACACCGGCTATGGCCTGGCAGCGGATACCACCGCCAATCTTTACACAGGACAGGCTGGGGATATCCTCCAGTACGGCGTGGACGGCGTGTGGAACCATTCCGTGATCATCACCGATGTGGTGAAAGGCGCTGATGGCAGCGTCAAAGATTACCTGATCAACTCCAACACCACCGACCGGATCAATTACCCGGCCAGTGCCTACGCCTATTCTGATCTGAGGCTCATCCGCATTCTTGGCTGGAACGATTAA
- a CDS encoding amidase domain-containing protein: MSDKKQTVQPCSKLVLTILILAIVFLEGLAAYDFVSGGALAYENWSRSFRDLEGLTEAREITVTARNDSQSFGLDTAAEDCILSYMSLYFDSVASLEEQDLTALYDTADPQAARAAAIDQTALSYLIGVRALQPNDLKMDACSIGVTYVNAVPQPGGSVQIEVLEDQVVNFAFIPEVDASSTGIRHLFTLRKDGDAYRIVAHEKEEDGYLLIEECYEKETGGADPANVKEVLDQIKSSLLESARAAIDYQNAQRDTAADSKAADKPHAHPYDRGAAVAYAMEWVDPLTVKRNPDWFLYDGYGGNCNNFISQCLYAGGIPMDWDGYAQWKWFDDEVDTWNQPSGRSPAWAGVEEFYNYAENNSGFGLVADVHPNLYAGEPGDVLQYGATGEWRHSVIVTDVIYGEDGRVQDYLINSNTTDRISYPASAYAYYDFRLIHVLGWND, encoded by the coding sequence ATGAGTGATAAAAAGCAAACAGTGCAGCCATGCAGCAAGCTGGTTCTGACCATTCTGATTCTGGCCATTGTTTTCCTGGAGGGGCTGGCAGCCTACGATTTTGTATCCGGCGGAGCCCTGGCCTATGAAAACTGGTCAAGAAGCTTCAGAGACCTGGAGGGATTGACAGAAGCCCGTGAGATCACCGTAACGGCCCGGAACGATAGCCAGTCCTTTGGCCTTGACACCGCGGCAGAGGACTGCATTCTGAGCTATATGTCCCTGTATTTTGACAGTGTGGCCTCCCTGGAAGAACAGGACCTCACGGCCCTTTACGACACTGCCGACCCACAGGCCGCCAGGGCCGCGGCCATCGACCAGACCGCGCTTTCCTACCTGATCGGGGTGAGAGCGCTGCAGCCAAACGACCTTAAAATGGACGCCTGCAGCATCGGTGTTACCTATGTTAATGCAGTGCCGCAGCCCGGCGGCAGCGTGCAGATCGAGGTGTTAGAGGACCAGGTCGTCAATTTTGCCTTTATTCCGGAGGTCGATGCCAGCAGCACCGGTATCCGGCATCTCTTTACACTTCGCAAAGACGGCGATGCTTACCGCATTGTGGCCCACGAAAAGGAGGAGGACGGCTACCTGCTCATTGAGGAATGCTATGAGAAGGAAACCGGCGGTGCAGACCCCGCCAATGTCAAAGAGGTTCTGGACCAGATCAAGTCCTCGTTGCTCGAAAGCGCCAGGGCGGCCATCGATTACCAGAACGCCCAGCGTGACACAGCGGCAGACAGCAAGGCGGCCGACAAGCCCCACGCCCATCCCTATGACCGGGGCGCGGCAGTGGCCTACGCCATGGAGTGGGTCGACCCGCTCACCGTAAAGCGCAACCCGGACTGGTTTCTCTACGACGGCTACGGCGGCAACTGCAATAATTTTATCTCGCAGTGCCTTTACGCGGGAGGCATCCCCATGGACTGGGACGGCTATGCCCAATGGAAATGGTTTGACGATGAGGTGGATACCTGGAACCAGCCAAGCGGCCGGTCGCCGGCATGGGCAGGGGTCGAGGAGTTCTATAACTACGCCGAGAACAACAGCGGCTTTGGCCTGGTGGCAGATGTTCATCCAAACCTGTACGCCGGAGAACCCGGAGATGTCCTGCAGTACGGCGCCACCGGGGAATGGCGGCACTCCGTGATCGTCACCGATGTGATCTACGGCGAGGATGGCAGGGTTCAGGACTATCTGATCAATTCCAACACAACCGACAGAATCAGCTATCCGGCCAGCGCGTATGCCTACTATGATTTCAGGCTCATACACGTGCTGGGCTGGAACGATTAA
- a CDS encoding MarR family winged helix-turn-helix transcriptional regulator, giving the protein MPDSIHDTLSAYYDFWFSCNALYEKWAKRQGITVNTLFVIYTVDAYPERCNQRLICEKLMLPKQTVNTILEALTKKGIVEKKADPSDKRNKRIVFTRTGTEYAGRLLKDLGAFEEKALGAMTREEREDFIRTSQIMLARLEEALNTDS; this is encoded by the coding sequence ATGCCGGATAGCATTCATGATACCTTAAGCGCTTATTATGATTTCTGGTTCAGCTGCAACGCACTGTACGAGAAATGGGCCAAACGGCAGGGCATTACAGTCAATACCCTCTTTGTGATCTACACAGTGGACGCGTATCCGGAGCGCTGTAACCAACGGCTGATCTGTGAGAAGCTGATGCTGCCAAAGCAGACCGTCAACACTATTTTAGAGGCGCTGACCAAAAAAGGAATCGTTGAGAAAAAGGCCGACCCCTCGGATAAGCGCAACAAGCGTATCGTCTTTACCAGGACAGGCACAGAGTATGCGGGCCGGCTGCTAAAGGACCTGGGCGCCTTTGAGGAAAAGGCCCTGGGTGCAATGACGCGGGAGGAGCGGGAGGACTTTATCCGCACCAGCCAGATTATGCTGGCACGCCTGGAGGAAGCCCTTAATACAGATTCTTGA
- a CDS encoding MATE family efflux transporter has protein sequence MKAQAIDKKFFKFVLPSMFTMFLNGLYTIVDGFFVGHAVGDVGLAGIGLVWPITAVLIALGMGIGVGGSVLMSTARGAGCDENANAARANTLMLLAAASALLTLLLVVMNPALVYALGARGEVYDAAMAYIRIISIGGSMQILASGLIPMIRNSHKTIQAMMIMGTGLVCNIILDACFTMIIPMGLAGAALATITAQSLTVAGSLACLFKDRAHPVRRSHFRLQKRMMARMLKIGVSPFGLSLMPSVITIYNNLQCLAYGGDLAVSAYAVINYFIGSVLLLLEGVGEGMQPLISYASGAGDYGAMKRLKNKGLMTVLVFSALFLIACVPAVDLLPGFFGTSAQTAEIIRSALPILGLAFPMMGLGKLFTSYFYACGETLYSTLLVYLDPVLFTPLCIFILPRLFGLKGVWMALPGAQALIMAVLMVLWGLHRSTLRSREAEYAG, from the coding sequence ATGAAAGCGCAAGCGATTGATAAAAAGTTTTTTAAATTTGTCCTGCCCTCCATGTTTACCATGTTTTTAAATGGGCTTTACACCATTGTAGACGGCTTTTTTGTGGGACATGCGGTGGGAGATGTGGGCCTGGCAGGCATCGGCCTCGTATGGCCTATTACAGCGGTGCTCATCGCCCTGGGCATGGGCATCGGGGTGGGCGGCTCAGTGCTGATGTCCACGGCGCGGGGCGCAGGGTGTGACGAAAACGCCAACGCGGCGCGGGCCAACACCCTGATGCTGCTGGCGGCTGCCAGTGCACTGCTCACCCTGTTGCTGGTCGTTATGAATCCGGCGCTTGTATACGCCCTGGGGGCAAGGGGCGAGGTGTACGACGCGGCCATGGCCTATATCCGGATCATTTCCATCGGCGGCAGCATGCAGATACTGGCCTCGGGCCTGATCCCCATGATCCGGAACAGCCACAAGACCATTCAGGCCATGATGATCATGGGCACTGGCCTTGTCTGCAATATTATTCTGGACGCCTGCTTTACCATGATAATCCCCATGGGGCTGGCTGGCGCGGCACTGGCCACCATCACCGCCCAGTCGCTGACAGTGGCTGGGAGCCTGGCCTGTCTTTTCAAAGATCGTGCACACCCAGTCCGCAGGAGCCATTTCCGTCTGCAGAAGCGCATGATGGCCAGGATGCTGAAGATTGGCGTGTCACCCTTTGGCCTGTCGCTGATGCCGTCAGTGATCACCATCTACAATAATCTGCAGTGCCTGGCCTACGGCGGCGACCTGGCTGTCTCGGCCTACGCGGTCATCAATTACTTTATCGGCTCAGTGCTTCTGCTGCTGGAGGGCGTGGGAGAGGGGATGCAGCCGCTGATCAGCTACGCCAGCGGCGCGGGGGATTACGGGGCCATGAAACGGCTGAAAAACAAGGGTCTGATGACAGTGCTCGTCTTTTCGGCGCTGTTTTTGATCGCCTGTGTGCCGGCGGTGGACCTGCTGCCCGGCTTTTTTGGCACCTCGGCCCAGACTGCTGAGATCATCCGGTCAGCCCTGCCCATTCTGGGGCTGGCATTCCCGATGATGGGCCTGGGCAAGCTGTTCACCTCCTATTTTTATGCCTGCGGCGAGACCCTGTACTCTACCCTGCTGGTCTATCTGGACCCAGTGTTGTTCACGCCGCTGTGCATCTTTATCCTGCCCAGGCTTTTTGGCCTCAAGGGAGTGTGGATGGCGCTCCCGGGCGCCCAGGCGCTGATCATGGCAGTGCTCATGGTTTTATGGGGGCTGCACAGAAGCACGCTCAGGAGCAGGGAGGCAGAGTATGCCGGATAG
- a CDS encoding radical SAM protein gives MRYEGRVFRPPSEAYSLIIQATVGCSHNKCRFCDMYKEKSFHVRPLEEVVEDLSQAREAYGPVGRIFLADGDALVRRFSDLEAILCAIQEIFPECGRVTSYGSPRSILIKTPEQLRRLRALGLKMIYMGLESGSDAILTHVNKGETASEIIKAGQMVREAGMNLSVTAISGLGGKAHWQEHAVKTAEALNAMNPEYIGLLTFRLEGQAPMIAEVERGDFQMLTPIEVARETLLMLEHLDSPGSVFRSNHISNYISLAGTLNQDKPRMLAELHEALGGHVAFKSEEMRNWDLNFH, from the coding sequence ATGCGCTATGAAGGACGTGTATTCCGGCCGCCCAGCGAGGCCTACAGCCTGATCATCCAGGCCACCGTAGGGTGCAGCCATAACAAATGCCGTTTCTGCGATATGTATAAAGAAAAAAGCTTTCATGTCCGGCCTCTGGAGGAAGTCGTTGAGGATCTGAGTCAGGCCCGTGAGGCCTACGGCCCTGTGGGCAGGATCTTCCTGGCCGACGGGGACGCCCTGGTCCGCCGTTTTTCAGATCTGGAGGCCATCCTGTGCGCCATTCAGGAAATCTTTCCGGAGTGCGGCCGGGTCACCAGCTACGGCTCGCCCAGAAGCATCCTGATCAAAACACCGGAGCAGCTTAGAAGGCTCAGAGCCCTGGGGCTTAAGATGATCTATATGGGCCTGGAATCGGGCAGCGACGCTATTCTCACCCATGTGAATAAGGGCGAGACTGCCAGCGAGATCATAAAAGCCGGCCAGATGGTGCGCGAGGCCGGCATGAATCTGTCGGTCACGGCTATCTCCGGCCTCGGGGGCAAAGCCCACTGGCAGGAGCACGCTGTCAAAACAGCCGAAGCCCTGAACGCCATGAATCCCGAGTACATTGGCCTGCTCACCTTCCGCCTGGAGGGGCAGGCGCCCATGATCGCCGAGGTCGAGCGCGGTGATTTCCAGATGCTCACCCCCATCGAGGTCGCCCGGGAGACCCTGCTGATGCTGGAGCATCTGGACAGCCCCGGCTCGGTGTTCCGTTCCAACCACATCTCAAACTATATCAGCCTGGCTGGTACCCTGAACCAGGACAAGCCCCGGATGCTCGCCGAGCTTCACGAGGCACTGGGAGGGCACGTGGCCTTTAAGAGCGAGGAAATGCGCAACTGGGACCTTAATTTTCATTAA
- a CDS encoding YcbK family protein: MKNIYKTISQRLILSVLLLVSCVFLIGLSLRAEEEPVPTAEQAVGEPEQELPAEPEAPAGVPEDAPPPAEKVPEAETPVLMATAHFAMEEYRCDCAGYCGGWPCEMRPELLEKIEALRCYFGRPVIITSGVRCEARNAEVGGVAWSFHMRGCAADLYCPGVAVGELAGAAKDVGLNVLPYYAHGYIHVEI; the protein is encoded by the coding sequence ATGAAAAACATTTATAAAACCATCAGTCAAAGATTAATCCTCTCAGTCCTCCTCCTCGTTTCCTGTGTCTTTCTCATAGGTCTGAGCCTTAGGGCGGAGGAGGAGCCTGTGCCGACAGCGGAGCAGGCAGTGGGGGAGCCAGAGCAGGAGCTGCCCGCTGAGCCGGAAGCACCGGCCGGGGTACCGGAGGACGCGCCGCCGCCCGCGGAGAAAGTGCCAGAGGCTGAAACGCCAGTACTCATGGCCACTGCCCACTTCGCCATGGAGGAGTACCGGTGTGACTGCGCAGGCTACTGCGGCGGCTGGCCCTGTGAAATGCGGCCAGAGCTTTTAGAGAAGATCGAGGCACTCCGATGCTATTTTGGGCGTCCTGTCATCATTACCTCCGGCGTGCGCTGCGAGGCGCGCAACGCGGAGGTGGGCGGTGTGGCGTGGTCCTTCCACATGCGGGGCTGCGCGGCGGATCTCTATTGTCCCGGTGTGGCGGTGGGAGAGCTGGCCGGGGCGGCAAAGGATGTGGGTTTAAACGTCCTGCCTTATTATGCCCATGGCTACATCCATGTTGAGATTTAA
- a CDS encoding DUF2922 domain-containing protein: MAATTNKDLTITFQRTDGKDHKITIPDYKEGITDAEIKTGAQAIVDQGAFEPDGFALAKVVGAVKVDTIKTEVAIEETA, encoded by the coding sequence ATGGCAGCAACAACCAACAAGGATTTAACCATCACATTCCAGCGTACAGACGGGAAGGACCACAAGATCACGATCCCGGATTACAAGGAGGGTATTACCGACGCCGAGATCAAGACCGGGGCCCAGGCCATCGTGGATCAGGGAGCTTTCGAGCCCGACGGCTTCGCCCTGGCCAAGGTGGTAGGCGCGGTGAAGGTCGACACCATCAAAACCGAGGTGGCCATTGAGGAAACAGCTTAA
- a CDS encoding DUF1659 domain-containing protein has protein sequence MATIQKNTESVGMKITVNHGEENGKIVKSSKTYGDIKENVTDEAFMATAKAITGMQEPIREKQVKVTAEELVEIA, from the coding sequence ATGGCAACCATTCAGAAAAACACCGAATCCGTAGGGATGAAGATCACCGTCAATCATGGCGAGGAGAACGGAAAAATCGTCAAGTCCTCAAAAACCTACGGCGACATCAAGGAGAACGTAACCGACGAGGCCTTTATGGCCACCGCCAAGGCCATCACCGGCATGCAGGAGCCTATTAGAGAGAAGCAGGTAAAGGTGACGGCGGAGGAATTGGTTGAAATCGCATAG
- a CDS encoding sigma-70 family RNA polymerase sigma factor, with amino-acid sequence MDYTYLDELVRRGQQGDKAALETLLLAFKPLLWSVIGRYVYDRGALEDAYQEACVVFMEGVRDFALEAGVYFQTFMRGRLVNYFLKRREGRFSTSVTGAVSLDMPVEGEDGAVALIELILDERADVEGACVASEQRKACLRALKKLSPGQREVLRWQYLGKGTLSQLAAQKGVSPAAVTQTHKRALAAMKRYL; translated from the coding sequence TTGGATTACACGTATCTGGACGAGCTGGTCCGGCGGGGCCAGCAGGGGGACAAGGCCGCTTTAGAGACGCTGCTGCTGGCCTTTAAGCCCTTGCTCTGGTCGGTGATCGGCCGCTATGTCTATGACCGGGGGGCGCTCGAGGACGCGTATCAGGAGGCCTGCGTGGTGTTTATGGAGGGTGTCCGGGATTTTGCACTGGAGGCCGGCGTCTACTTCCAGACCTTTATGCGGGGGCGGCTGGTCAACTATTTTCTAAAGCGGCGGGAGGGCCGGTTTAGCACCTCAGTGACAGGCGCGGTGTCTCTGGACATGCCGGTGGAGGGCGAAGACGGAGCTGTGGCGCTCATCGAGCTGATTCTGGATGAGCGGGCGGATGTCGAGGGCGCCTGTGTGGCGTCGGAGCAGAGAAAAGCGTGTCTGCGTGCCCTCAAAAAGCTTTCGCCCGGACAGCGGGAGGTGCTGCGGTGGCAGTATCTTGGAAAGGGCACCCTCTCCCAGCTGGCGGCGCAAAAGGGGGTGAGCCCGGCCGCCGTCACCCAGACCCACAAACGGGCCCTGGCGGCAATGAAGCGGTATTTATGA